DNA from bacterium:
AGAAGAACATGGTTTCGCCCATGGACCCGCCCACTGCCTCCCAACACATAGTGGGCCTTACGCTCCTGGACTTCGCCTCTGTGGTGCCTTTCAGAACCTTTTATTGCAGGCTGAGCCGCACCAAGGAGGCCATGGAGATGGCCAAGGAAGTGGAAAAAAAACGGGGTTCCAAACCAAGCCCATACAGGAGAGTCTTGGAGCTTTATCAGGGCTACAGGCAGATCCAACCCCCCCTTGCCGCGTACTATCTGGAATACCGCTTCAGCAGGGCCCACGGGGACTATTTTCCGGTAAAGAGCAGCACTCACCTTGGGGTGGAAATCACCAAGAAGTTCTTTTTCAGATACTTTGACCAGCAGAGTGTGCAGGAACAAGCGGCCCAGGCAGCCAGAAAGCTTTACAGCTCCAAGACTTCACAGGAAGTGATGGAGCTGCTTCAGCTTTTGTTGTCTGCCCTTTCCAGGCCCGAGACCATAAGGGGCAAGAAGGTGCACATTCTGGGGCACATCCAATCCGGGGCCATGGGAAGGGTGCTGCTGGGAGTGTACAAAGCAGAGATCGTGGCTCTCAAAGAGGCTGTGGTGCCCCCAGGGTCCTCCATGCCCTTGAGCGAGAAGGTCAGGCAGCTGGAGTACGAGGCTCGCATTCACGGACATGTCCAGTCAGGGGCCAGGCAAAACGAAAACATAGTGGAGTATTTTGGAATCGTTGAGGAGGAAGGTCACAAGTACCTGGCCATAGGGTACCATCCGGCGGAGACACTGGGGTCCCTGGCGAAAAAAATCCAAAACATCTTGGCCAAGGGTGGGGTGAAAGCCCCGAGTTCTCTTCTGACCCTAAGGGAGTTCGGACTCATAGGCTCACAGCTCCTGGGCATTCTGTCTCACCTTCGCTCCAAGCAGGTGGTGCACAGGGATCTCAAGCCAGCCAACCTGCTCTACTTGGTGGACCAAAGTGGCAAGCTCAGCCTCATCAAGCTAATAGATTTCGGTGTGGCACTGGGTCTGGCCGAGGGGCTGCCCAGGGACATGTTCAGAAGGCAGGTGGTGGGCACCATGGCCTACATGGCCCCAGAGGTGGTCATGGCCCAGAGCTCCTATGCCTCGGACCTTTATTCGGCAGGGGTTATTCTCTTCCAGATGATGAGCGGCAGCTTGCCCCTGGAGCTGGACAGGCCCAAGAACAGAGAGGAATTGAAGCTACAGCTAAGGCGCGTGGTGACACAAAAGAGAAGATCTCTTCTCAAGGCAAACCCATCTTTGGCCGCATATCCTCCCTTGGAGGAGCTGGCCCAGCTGGTTCAGTCCATGATCCGAATGGACCCCACGACCCGACCTCCTGTGGATTATCTGGTGCGGGATTGGGAAGAAGCCTGGTCTAGGCTTCCGGCTGAGCTCATGGAAAGACCCTTTCCTTACCCGGGATTCCCCCTTCCAAGATGAGACCTGGTGGCTGAGTCCACCAAGGCCTTCCTTACTTCCGGGGGCCTTTCCATCTTCCAACCTGTTCAACTTTACATCCCTAGATGGTGGAGGCTACGGCTGTGGGATTCCCATTGATCCTGCCTGGCTGGCCATTTCCCTCATGATCCTAAGCGTCTCCTGAGCCTCCTGCTCATCCAGGCGCTGAATGGCGAATCCAGCATGCACTATCACATACTCCCCCTGAGATAT
Protein-coding regions in this window:
- a CDS encoding protein kinase; this encodes MEKHWQDQEIRERLFRVLREFPILYRARQGVGTRLLNPFQPLEHVVSSHVNPLVLYINDLVEEIKGGIPYLEALERVVLFALRYPFRDRVKEAVEQLASIEGDKPYFMWGLAHLGRTEDVASRAVRLREFHRRLHLMNKYYKERFKTEEDTDFIPWRASFRSQSDGATEGSYEFPTRRELETFRNALLCLEDLLVTKCKEGWSGKSLRARIQGEIQELARLLFDYGYTVQEICGRLRRDDFWLPEFLNGLILSELEKNMVSPMDPPTASQHIVGLTLLDFASVVPFRTFYCRLSRTKEAMEMAKEVEKKRGSKPSPYRRVLELYQGYRQIQPPLAAYYLEYRFSRAHGDYFPVKSSTHLGVEITKKFFFRYFDQQSVQEQAAQAARKLYSSKTSQEVMELLQLLLSALSRPETIRGKKVHILGHIQSGAMGRVLLGVYKAEIVALKEAVVPPGSSMPLSEKVRQLEYEARIHGHVQSGARQNENIVEYFGIVEEEGHKYLAIGYHPAETLGSLAKKIQNILAKGGVKAPSSLLTLREFGLIGSQLLGILSHLRSKQVVHRDLKPANLLYLVDQSGKLSLIKLIDFGVALGLAEGLPRDMFRRQVVGTMAYMAPEVVMAQSSYASDLYSAGVILFQMMSGSLPLELDRPKNREELKLQLRRVVTQKRRSLLKANPSLAAYPPLEELAQLVQSMIRMDPTTRPPVDYLVRDWEEAWSRLPAELMERPFPYPGFPLPR
- a CDS encoding HypC/HybG/HupF family hydrogenase formation chaperone, which produces MCVGVPARVVELWEHEEGVVELEGVRRVVSLALVPGISQGEYVIVHAGFAIQRLDEQEAQETLRIMREMASQAGSMGIPQP